The nucleotide sequence CACGCTGGTCGGCGTGCTGCCGGGCCTGGGCCCCGTGCCCACCATCGCGATGCTGCTGCCCATCACTTATGTGCTGCCGCCGGTCGCCGGCCTGATCATGCTGGCGGGGATCTACTACGGCACGCAGTATGGCGGCTCGACCACGGCCATCCTGGTTAACCTGCCGGGGGAAACGTCGGCGGTGGTGACCACATTGGACGGGCACCAGATGGCGCGCAATGGCCGGGCGGGGGCGGCGCTGGCATTGGCCGCCATGGGCTCGTTCTTCGCGGGCACGGTGGCCACCGCCATCCTGGCCGCCTTCGCGCCGCCGCTGGCCGAAGTGGCGTTCCTGTTCGGTCCGGCGGAGTATTTTTCGCTGATGACGCTGGGCCTGGTCGGCGCCGTGGTGCTGGCTTCCGGCTCGCTGATCAAGGCGATCGCCATGATCGTCGTGGGCCTGCTGCTGGGCATGGTCGGCACGGACGTGAACTCGGGCGTCGCGCGCTATGACTTCGGCATTCCCGAGCTGCAGGACGGCATCGACTTCGCCATCGTGGCCATGGGCGTGTTCGGCTTCGCGGAAATCCTGGCCAACCTGGAGCAGCGCGAGAACCGGGTGGAGATCGCCGGCAAGGTGGGATCGCTGTATCCCAACCGCCGCGAACTGCGCGAGGCCGCGCCGGCCATCCTGCGCGGCACGGCGCTGGGGTCCTGCCTGGGCATCCTGCCCGGCGGCGGCGCGACGCTGTCCGCGTTCGCCTCCTATACGATGGAGAAAAAGCTGTCCAGCCAGCCGGAGCGTTTCGGCAAGGGCCATCCCGCCGGCCTGGCCGGTCCCGAATCGGCCAACAACGCGGGCGCGCAGACTTCCTTCATCCCGCTGCTGACGCTGGGCATACCCGGCAACGCGGTGATGGCGCTGATGGTGGGCGCGATGACCATCCACAACATACAGCCCGGGCCGCAGGTGATGTCCAGCCATCCCGACCTGTTCTGGGGGCTGATCGTCTCGATGTGGATCGGCAACCTGATGCTGGTGGTGCTGAACCTGCCGCTCATCGGTATCTGGGTGAAGCTGCTCAAGGTGCCTTACCGCATCCTGTTCCCGGCCATCCTGATCTTCTGCACCATCGGCGTGTATTCGCTGAACTACAACGTCTTCGACATCTATGTCACCGCGTTCTTCGGCGTGGTCGGCTATGTGTGGGCCAAGCTGAAGTGCGAAGGCGCGCCGCTGCTGCTGGGCCTGGTGCTGGGCCCGATGATGGAAGAGAACTTTCGCCGCGCCTTGCTGCTGTCGCGCGGCGACTTCATGACCTTCCTGGAGCGGCCGATTTCCGCGGGGCTGCTGATCGCCACGCTGGCGCTGGTGGCCATCGTCGCCTTGCCCTCGATACGCAAGGGCCGCCAGGAAGCGTTCGCGGAGGAAACCTGACGGTCAGTCCCCGGCGTACACCAGCATGGCCGCGGCCAGGTCCTCCGACGCCGCGCCCACCGCCTTGTACACGGTGATCTCGTCGGCGGCGCGGCGCCCGGGGTGCGCGCGGCGGCACAGGGCCTCCAGGGTGGCCAGTACGCCGTCGCGGCGGAAGACGCCGGCGGCGATGGGCGACAACAGGTCGCCCGCCTTGTCCAGGGCTTCTTCGGTATCGACGAACACCGAGGTGTCCGCGAAGGTGGCGTCGTCGCTCTCGCGCATGAAGGGCTGGAAGCCGCCGATCAGGTCGACATGCGTGCCGGGCCGCAGGCAGGCGCGGCGCACCAGCGGTTCCTGCGACAGCGTGGCGCAGGTAACGATGTCGGCCTCGCGCACGGCCGCGTCCAGGTCCGGCGCCGCTGCCGCGTCGAAACCCTGCGTGGCCAGCGCGGCGGCCAGGGTGGCCGCTTTTTCGGGATAGCGGTCCCAGACGCGGACCTGGCGGATATCGCGCACCGCCGCATAGGCCGGCGCCAGCGCGGTGGCCACATTGCCCGCGCCCACTACCAGCAGTTTCCGCGCATCCTGGCGCGCCAGGAAAGACGCCGCCAGCGCGGAAGCGGCCGCGGTGCGCCGCACGGTGATCTGGTCGCCGTCGATCAAGGCCAGCGGCACGCCATTGACGGCGTTGTACAGCGTGTAGGTGGAATGCAGGCCGGGCAGGCCGCGGCTGCCATTACCCGGGTAGATGGTCACGTGCTTGATGCCCAGGTAGTCGTCCTGCCAGGCGGGCATGATCAGCAGGCTGTCCTTGGCGCCATCCGTGTCGTGCAGGATGTGGTTGTGCCGGCGCGGCACGGTGCAGCCTTGGACGAACATCTTTTCCAGCGCTGGGATCAAGCGGTCGAAGGGCAGGCGCGCGGCGGTGGTGGCGCTGTCGAATATCTGCAAGGCGGGCTCTCCTGTTTTGCGATGCGGCGATAAATTATCGTATCCGATAAAAATACCTCTGTTAAGATAATTTTTGCCCGTTGCCGCCTGCGTCGCGGCAACGATCAACGCTACGCCTCGATGGAGACCGCATGGCCAGGGCAGGGAAAACGCCATCCGCGCGCGCGGGAAAAACACGCGGCGGCATCGAAGCCGCCGGCAAGCGCGCGGCCGGGGAAGGTCCCCGCGCCGCCGCCCGGCTCGCGGCCGTGACGGCGGCGGCCCGCGTCCAGGTCCCGGATACGCCCACCGCCGCGAACCCGCTGTCGCGCAAACTCCGGCGCTTGCGCCGGGAAGGGCAGTTGACCCTGCAGCAGCTGAGCGCCCGTTGCGGCATATCCGTTTCCACGCTGTCCAAGATAGAGAACGGCCAGTTGTCGCCCACCTACGAAAAAATCGCGGCGCTGGCGCAAGGCCTAGACGTGCAGGTGGGAGAACTCTTCAACGACGAGCCGCCCGCCGCGCCCACCGCCCGCCGCAGCGTGACGCGCCACGGCCAGGGCCTGGTGCACGCGACCGCGCAATACGACTACGAAGTCCTGTGCGCGGAACTGGCGCACAAGCAGTTCGTGCCCTTGCTGACCACCATCAAGGCGCGCTCGCTGCAGGCCTTTCCCTCCATGTTGCGGCATGCCGGCGAGGAATTCATCTATGTCCTGGAGGGCAGGGTGACGGTGCATACGGACCATTACCAGCCCATGGAGCTGGCGGCGGGCGACGCCTGCTATTTCGACAGCACCATGGGGCACGCCTGTGTGGCGGGGGACACCGACGCCCGGGTGCTCTGGGTCTGCTCCAACCCGGTGTTGCCAAGGGCGGACGCGTAGCCGCGATGCGGCGCGCGCCACGGGCCTCGGCCGCTATTCGGCGGGCATGACGGCAGCGTCCCGCGTGCCGGTTCAGCCCTCCAGCCACCACTGTTTGGCCTATGGGTGCACGCGCCACATCTGCGTGGCATAAGTCCGGCGTATCCTGCTCAGGAGATGTCAGTCGTCCCGCGCTTGCACCACAACCGCGGGGTCCGCCTCCCGAATGCCGCCGCGACGAGGTCCGCATGCATGGGCGTATTGCTGGGACATCATTGATACTGCTGGCGGCGCTGGCCGGCTGCAACAAGACGCCGGAAACGCTTCCGCGCGAGCCCATCGCTGTGACGGTGCAGACCGTGATGCAGCGCGATACCCCCGTCGATTTCGAGTTCACCGCCCAGACGCAGAGCTCGCGCGAAGTCGAAATCCGCGCCCGCGTCGACGGCTTCCTGGACAAGCGCGTCTACGTCGAGGGCGACCTGGTGCGCGAAGGACAGACGCTCTTCCTGATGGATCCCCGGCCCTTCCAGGCCGCGCTGCAGACCGCCAAGGGGCAGCTTGCGCAGCAGCAGGCGCGCTGGACCGTGACGCGGCTGAACCTGGCGCGGGTGCGGCCGCTGGTTGCGCAGAACGCCATCAGCAAGAAGGACCTGGACGATGCAGTGGGCAACGAACAGGAAGCGGCGGCGGCGGTCATCGCCGCGCAGGGGCAGGTGCAGACGGCAGAGCTGAACCTGAGCTACACCACGATCAAGTCGCCGCTGAACGGCCTGTCCAGTTTCGCGCGCCAGCAGGACGGCAGCTACGTCACAGCCACCAGCCAGAGCCTGCTCACCTACGTCTACCAACTCGACCCCATGTGGGTGAACTTCAGCATTTCGGAAAACGAGTTACTGGCCTACCGCGACCAGATCGCCAAGGGCCAGCTGAAATTCCCGCCGCGCAGCCAGTTCGACGTGTCCGTCATCCAGGCCGACGGGTCGGTGTATCCGCAGATCGGCCACATCGATTTCGCCAACCCGGCCTTCAACACGCAGACCGGGACCTTCCTGGTACGCGCTTCCTTCTCCAACCCCGACGGGTTGCTGCGCCCCGGCCAGTTCGTGCGCGCGCGCGTCGCCGGCGCGATCCGGCCTAATGCCGTGCTGGTGCCGCAGCGGGCGGTATTGCAGGGCTCGCGCAGCCATTTCGTCTGGGTGATCGACAAGGACGGCAAGGCGCGTCAGCGCGTGGTGGAAGTGGGCAGCTGGCATGGCGACGACTGGTTCATCATGGACGGCTTGAAGGCGGGGGAAGAGATCGTCGTGGACGGGGCCATCCGCGTGGTGCCCGACGCGCCGCTGAAGATCAGCCGGGCCGCGCCCGGCGCGGACGGCGGGCCCGGGCAGGGCGATGGCGGTGGCTCGGGCAAATCCGGGGACGGCGACGGCGGCCGGCAGGGCGGCGCCGGCGGCCCGGCGCGCCAGGCCGATAGCCGGCCCCCCCGCTGAGACGGAGGCGAAATGAATATTTCGCACTTCTGCATCGACCGCCCGATCTTCGCGACGGTCATCTCCATCGTCATCACCCTGGCGGGCGCGGTGGCCATGCTGGTGTTGCCCGTGGCGCAGTATCCCGACATTACGCCGCCGCAGATCACCATCAGCGCCACCTATCCCGGCGCCAGCGCCGACGTGGTGGCCAACAATGTCGCGGCGCCCATCGAGCAGCAGGTCAATGGCGCCGACAACATGATCTACATGAATTCGTCCAGTTCCTCCACGGGAAACCTGACGATCAATGTGTTCTTCGAAATCGGCACCAATCCCGAGCTGGCGCAGGTCGATGTGCAGAACCGCGTCAACCTGGCGCTGCCGCAGCTGCCGCAGGCGGTGCAGGCCCAGGGCATACAGGTGCAGAAGAAGTCTTCGGCCTTCATGATGGTGATCGCGGTCTATTCGCCGGAACAGCGCTACGACGCCACCTATATCGCCAATTACACCAACATCTACGTGCTGGACGCGCTCAAGCGGATCCCGGGCGCGAACCAGTCCGCCATCTTCGGCACGCCGGACTACGCGATGCGCATCTGGCTCAAGCCCGACCGCATGGCGCAGTTGAAGGTCACCGCATCCGACGT is from Bordetella bronchialis and encodes:
- a CDS encoding ornithine cyclodeaminase family protein produces the protein MQIFDSATTAARLPFDRLIPALEKMFVQGCTVPRRHNHILHDTDGAKDSLLIMPAWQDDYLGIKHVTIYPGNGSRGLPGLHSTYTLYNAVNGVPLALIDGDQITVRRTAAASALAASFLARQDARKLLVVGAGNVATALAPAYAAVRDIRQVRVWDRYPEKAATLAAALATQGFDAAAAPDLDAAVREADIVTCATLSQEPLVRRACLRPGTHVDLIGGFQPFMRESDDATFADTSVFVDTEEALDKAGDLLSPIAAGVFRRDGVLATLEALCRRAHPGRRAADEITVYKAVGAASEDLAAAMLVYAGD
- a CDS encoding tripartite tricarboxylate transporter permease, with the translated sequence MELFEHLMQGFSVAVSPENLLYALLGCILGTLVGVLPGLGPVPTIAMLLPITYVLPPVAGLIMLAGIYYGTQYGGSTTAILVNLPGETSAVVTTLDGHQMARNGRAGAALALAAMGSFFAGTVATAILAAFAPPLAEVAFLFGPAEYFSLMTLGLVGAVVLASGSLIKAIAMIVVGLLLGMVGTDVNSGVARYDFGIPELQDGIDFAIVAMGVFGFAEILANLEQRENRVEIAGKVGSLYPNRRELREAAPAILRGTALGSCLGILPGGGATLSAFASYTMEKKLSSQPERFGKGHPAGLAGPESANNAGAQTSFIPLLTLGIPGNAVMALMVGAMTIHNIQPGPQVMSSHPDLFWGLIVSMWIGNLMLVVLNLPLIGIWVKLLKVPYRILFPAILIFCTIGVYSLNYNVFDIYVTAFFGVVGYVWAKLKCEGAPLLLGLVLGPMMEENFRRALLLSRGDFMTFLERPISAGLLIATLALVAIVALPSIRKGRQEAFAEET
- a CDS encoding helix-turn-helix domain-containing protein — its product is MARAGKTPSARAGKTRGGIEAAGKRAAGEGPRAAARLAAVTAAARVQVPDTPTAANPLSRKLRRLRREGQLTLQQLSARCGISVSTLSKIENGQLSPTYEKIAALAQGLDVQVGELFNDEPPAAPTARRSVTRHGQGLVHATAQYDYEVLCAELAHKQFVPLLTTIKARSLQAFPSMLRHAGEEFIYVLEGRVTVHTDHYQPMELAAGDACYFDSTMGHACVAGDTDARVLWVCSNPVLPRADA
- a CDS encoding efflux RND transporter periplasmic adaptor subunit, with amino-acid sequence MHGRIAGTSLILLAALAGCNKTPETLPREPIAVTVQTVMQRDTPVDFEFTAQTQSSREVEIRARVDGFLDKRVYVEGDLVREGQTLFLMDPRPFQAALQTAKGQLAQQQARWTVTRLNLARVRPLVAQNAISKKDLDDAVGNEQEAAAAVIAAQGQVQTAELNLSYTTIKSPLNGLSSFARQQDGSYVTATSQSLLTYVYQLDPMWVNFSISENELLAYRDQIAKGQLKFPPRSQFDVSVIQADGSVYPQIGHIDFANPAFNTQTGTFLVRASFSNPDGLLRPGQFVRARVAGAIRPNAVLVPQRAVLQGSRSHFVWVIDKDGKARQRVVEVGSWHGDDWFIMDGLKAGEEIVVDGAIRVVPDAPLKISRAAPGADGGPGQGDGGGSGKSGDGDGGRQGGAGGPARQADSRPPR